The sequence below is a genomic window from Variovorax paradoxus B4.
AGCGCGAACACGAACTTTTTCATGGGATGTCTCTCTACGCTTTCTTGCTTGGTGGGGGAATCTCAGATGTCGAGCACCAGCCGCTCGCCCTTGCAGCGAGAGACGCAGATCATCATGGTCTTGTTGGACGCACGTTCGATCTTGGTGAGGATGCCGTCGTGGTGGTCGACCTCGCCTTCGAGCACCGCTGTTTCGCAGGCGCCGCAGACGCCCTCCTTGCAGCTGTGGTCGGGGTTCAGGCCGGCATCGATCAGGCTGTCGAGAATCGACTTGCCGGGCGGCACCTCGACGCTCCTGCCGCTTTTTGCGCACTCGACCACGCAGCCCTGCGTGGCGCTCGGCGCCTCCACGTGCACCGCGGCAAAGCGCTCGATGTGCGCATTGGCATAACCCAGCTTCTCGCAGCTCTTCTCGAAGGCATCGAGCATCGGCGTGGGGCCGCAGCAGTAGTAGTGGCTGGTGGCGCCCTTGCCGGCCAACAGCGTGGCCAGATCGGGCGGCGCGCCCTTTTCGTCGTCGAAGTGCCAGGTGAGCGGCACGGCGTGCTCGCGCGCCAGGGCTTCGATCGCATCGCAGAAGGCGGCCTCCCTGCGGGTGCGCGCGCAGTACAGCAGCTCCACCGGCTTGGCCGTGGCCACGAGCCGCTGCAGCATGCACCAGATGGGCGTCACGCCGATGCCGCCTGCCACCAGCACCGAGCGGTCGGCGCCCTCTTCGAGCTTGAAGTTGTTGCGCGGCGCCGAGATCAGCAGCGTCATGCCCACGCGCAACTGTTGATGCACGTAGCGCGAGCCACCGCGGCTCTTGCGGTCGTTGAGCACGCCGACCACGTAGCGCTGGCGATCGCTCGAGGGATTGCACAGCGAGTAGCTGCGCACCAGCCCGTTGGGCAGGTGCAGGTCGATGTGGGAGCCGGCCTCGAAGGCGGGAAAGTCCGTTTCGGGCGAAGCCGGGCGGAACTCGACGCTGACGATGCCGTCGGCCTCGTAGCGCATGGTGTGCACGAGGGCGTTCAGCGTGGGAGAAGACATGGCAGGGCTCGCTTCCGGTCAGGCCGTGGCTTGCGCGGATTCCGCGAGTTGCGTTTGCGCGAGGTTGCGCATGTGGCGGCGCAGGCGGACGATGCCCAGGTCGTGCTGGTACAGGTTCTCGTGCTGGTTGGCGTCGGGCTCCATCTCCTCGAGCATCACGCGGTCCTGCTCCAGCACGTGCCAGTGGCGCGCCTCGAGGCGGTTCTTGTACAGGAAGCGCCAGGTGTCGCGCTCCCAGCCTGGCGGCAGCTTGCGCACGCGCCAGAAGAAGGTGGCCGTCATGCCCTTCACGATCGGCGAGAAGGCACCGACGATGATGAAGTTGCCGCCGGGGCCACCGGTCTTCGGGTACGGAATTTCCAGGCGCATCCAGTGGATGCCGGTGTCGGCCCATTCGGTCCAGTCGAAGTTGACGTTGCGCTGGCCTTCCTTTTCAAAGACGAAGCCGATGTCGGTCTGGCGGATGCCGAACTTGGCCGTCGAATCGCCCTCGGCCATCGAATGCGACTGCTTGTGCAGGTAGGTGCCGTGCATCGGGTCCATGACGTTGTCAAGCACGTAGCGGTAGTCGCCCTTCCACTCGGTGTAGCAAAGGAAGCTCGAATACTCGGCATCGTCCGTGAGCTGCTCGGGCAGCACCAGCGGCGGCGGCACGTCGACTGGGTCCTTCCCGTTGTAGAGGAACACGGCGCCCGCGCGCTCCTGCACGTGGAAGTGCCGCGTGGCCTGCGAGCCTTCGAGCTTGCAGCCCGGACTGCCGGGCACGCGGGTGACGACGCCGTCATGGCGCACCTCGACGCCGTGGTACGGGCACGAGAGCCGGTCGCCCAGCACCACGCCCTGCGACAGCGGCGCGCCGCGGTGCGGGCAGCGGTCTTCCAGCGCGTGCAGCACGCCTTCGCCGTCGCGCCACAGCGCGATCTTGCGGCCCAGGCGGCGCAGCGAGACGGGGTTCTCCTTGATGAAGTGCGAGGGGCAGATCGGGTACCAGAGGTCCTTCAGGCCGACTTCGAGCAGGTGGTCGACCGGGTCGGCGGCGATGGGAGTGATGGCGATGGTCATGATGTGTTGCTCCTCAGCCGGCCAGCGTGGCCATTTCCTTGCGGTACAGCGCCTCGGTCCAGGGCTGCCCGCCGGGGGTGGCCAGGCCGCTGTCGTTGAGCCGCTGCACCAGTCCCGCGAGATCGTGGATGCCGTCTGCAAAGGCGCGCTCGATCACGTCGCCCAGCAGGTCTTCATAGGTGGTCGCGGGGCGCTGGCGCGCCTGATGCGGTTGCAGGTAGCGGTCTTGTTGCATGGTGTGCCTCCGTGGGATGAGGTGAATGTGAATCAGGCGGTGGCAGTGGCGCCGGCGGGGGCGCCCAGCGGGACGGCCCAGGCGTCGTAGCCATAGACCCAGTCGGCATTGCCGCCTTCGCGCAGCCAGTTGTTGCCGCGCGAGCCGATCTGCACCTGGCTGGCGCGTGCGATGCGGGCCTTTTCGTAGCCCTTCAGCGCATCGGCCACGTCGGCCATCGCCACGCCTTCGAGGTGGCAGGCCAGCACGACCGCGTCTTCGATGGCCATGCCCGCGCCTTGCGCCATGAACGGCAGCATCGGGTGCGCGGCATCGCCGAGCAAGGCCATGCGGCCTGCGGCCCAGGCCGGCATCGGGTCGCGCTCGTACAGCGCGGTCTTCAGCACCGTGTCGCAGGCGTCGAGCAGGGCGCGCGCCTCGGGGTGGTAGTCCACGTACTGTTCGCGCAGCTCGTCGACGCTGCCGGGCGCGGTCCATGATTCGAGGTGCCAGGTGCCCTGCGGCGTGGTTGCGAAGATGAAGATGTCCCTGCCGCGATTGAGCGGGAACGTGACGATCTGGCTCTGCGGATTCGGCCCCCACCATTTGGTGAAGGCGCCGAGGTTCGGCACGCCCGCCACGCGCTCGGCGGGCACCACGGCGCGGTAGGCGACGATGCCCGTGAAGCGCGGGCTCTCGGCGCCGAACATCGCGGTGCGCACGCACGAATGGATGCCGTCGGCGCCGAGCAGCGCGCCGACGCGGGTGCCGGTGCCATCGGTGAACGAGAGGCTCACACCCTTCTCGTCGGCGGCGATCTTCTCTGCGCGCTTGCCCAGCGCCACGCGCTCGGCCGGGAACATGTCTGCCAATGCGGCGAGCAGGTCGGCGCGATGAATCGTGAGCTGGGGTGCGCCGTAGCGCTGCTCTGCCGAATCGGCCATCTCCAGGCGCGAGGTTTCCTCGCCGGTATCGTAGGTTCGGCTGATGCGGTGCGAAGGGCGTGCCGCCGTCACCCGCGCGGCCTCGCCCACGCCGAGGCCGTCGAGCGCACGCACCGCATTGGGCGTGAGGTTGATGTCCGCGCCGACGCGGGCGAACTGCTTCGCCTGCTCGAACACGGCCACGTCGTGCCCGGCGCGCCGCAACGCGATGGCCGCCACCAGGCCGCCGATGCCCGCACCGACGATGCCGATGGTGGATTCGCTTGTCTTCATGGGTGTCTCCCCCTTTTGCTGTTCGCGGCTCACTCGGCCACGATGTTGCGGGCCTTGATGATCCTGGCCCACACGGCCGTTTCATCGCGGATGTGCGCGGCAAACGCGGCCGGCTTCATGGCCGCGTCGGTCATGCCCTGCGCCTTGAGGCGTTCGCGCACGTCGGGCTGGGCCAGCATCTCGGCCGCATCCTTCGCGAGCTGCTCGACCACTGCGGGCGGCGTGCCCTTGGGTGCCAGCAGGCCATACCACGAGGTCACGGCCACGCCCTGGATGCCTTGCTCCGCCAGCGTGGGAATGTCGGGCGCGGCGGGGCTGCGCACGGCCTCGGTCACGCCCAGCGCAACGAGCTTGCCGTTCTTGATGAAGGGCATGGTCGCGGGCAGGTTGCTGAACATCAGCGGCACCGAGCCGCCAAGCACGTCGTTGAGTGCGGGCGCCGTGCCCTTGTAGGGCACGTGCAGCAGGTCGATGCCGGCCTGCTGCTTGAACAGTTCGCCCGCCAGGTGCAGGCCGCTGCCCACGCCCGGCGAGGCATACGACAGCGTGTTGGGCTTGGCCTTGGCCTGCGCCACCAGATCCTTCGCGCTCTTGATGCCCGACGACGGCGAGGCCACCAGCACATTGGGCGCCTTGGCCAGCATGGTGACGGGCACGAAGTCCTTCTCGATGTCGAACGGGAAGTTCGGCATCAGCGTGGGGTTGATCGTGAGGTTGCCGGCGGGGACCACGAGCAGCGTGTGGCCGTCGCCCTTCGCGCGCTTGACCTTGTCGATGCCGATGTTGCCGGCCGCGCCGACCAGGTTCTCGACCACTGCGGCCTGGCCGTAGCGCTTGGCGAGCCCGTCGGAAAGCACGCGGGCCAGCGTGTCGACCGGGCCGCCGGGCGGGAACGGCGAGACGATGGTGAAGCGGTCGCTCGAGAGCTGCTTCTGCGCATTGCTCTGGGCATGCGCGGGAGAAGCGAAGGCGAAGGCCGCCAGCGCGGCGAACACAAGGGAGAGGGAAAGACGTCGTTGCATGGTGGTGGTTATCGGATTCACTTTTTCTCTGTGAGGAAAGCGCCTTTCGGGCCTTCCGCGTTCTTCTGGCGCCGGGTGTTGCCGTCGAGGCCGCCGTCGACCGCCCATTCGGCAAACACCGTCGGGCCCGGCTCGAACTCGCGCGGCTGCCAGTCGGCAGTGAGCTGGTCTTCGTCCGCGTAGTACTCGATCAGGCCGCCGGCCGGATTCTTGAAGTACCAGAAGTACGCGGAAGACACCGGATGCCGGCCCGGGCCGAGTTGCGTCTCCCAGCCGCGGCGCGAGAAATGCAGGCCGCCGCCGAAGACTTCGTGGATGTCGCGCACGGTAAAGGCCACATGATTGAGCCCGCGCTTGCCTGAAGGGATCTGCAACAGGAACAGGTCGTGGTGCCCGCCCTCCGGCGCGCAGCGCATGAAGGCGCCGCGGTTCGGATAGCTGTCGGACGAGACGAAGCCGAAGCGCTGCGCGTAGAACGCGCTGGTGGCCTTCACGTCGCTCACGAAGAACACCACGTGGCCGACCTCGATGGGCGTCGCGCGCTCGTAGATGGGCGCGGGCTGGTTGATGCGCGGCTTGGCGTTCCAGGTGTTCATCGCGCCGCAGTCGACGTCGACGGCGTGCTTGCGGCTGACCTGCAGGCGCACGGCAAGGCCGTTGGGGTCGATGCAGCCGATGCGGCGGGCGCCGTCGACGGTGCTGTCGAAGAAGGCCGGGCCCTGCGCGATGGCAGCGGCATAGCGATCGAGGTCCGCATCGCTTTCCACGCCCCACACCACTTCGCGCAGCGTCGGGCCCTCTTCCATCGCGCTCGGCAGGTCCGCCTTGTCCAACGCCGCGACGACCACCTTGCAGCCGTTGAGGCACTCGAAGACGAGTTCGTCGGCCGCTTGCGACTTCAGCGCGAGGCCCCAGTCCTCGAAGAAACGGCGGCAGGTGGGCAGGTCGTCTGCCCCGTAGGTGATCTGGTCGATGCCAAGTACGCTCATGTCAGTGCCCACGGCAAAGGTTGATCGTTCGTGCCCCAATACATGCTCTTCTGCTCCATGTACTGGAAGATGCCTTCGCGGCCTTTCTCGCGGCCGAGGCCGCTGTCGCGCCAGCCGCCGAACGGCGTCGAGACGGAGAACTGCTTGTAGGTGTTGACCCAGACCGTGCCAGCCTGGACCGCGCGGCCGAGCTTCCAGGCGCGCTTGAAGTCGCGGCTCCAGACGCCCGCGGCCAGCGCATAGACGCTGTCGTTGGCCTGCGCGATCAGCGACTCCTCGTCGTCGAAGGGCATCGCGACGAGCACCGGGCCGAAGATCTCTTCCTGGCTGATGCGCGCGCTGTTGCCCAGGCCTTCGATGATGGTCGGCTTGTAGAAGTAGCCACGGTCATAGCCATCGCCATGCGGGCGTACGCCGCCCGTGCGAATCCGGCCGCCCTCGGACACGCCCAGGTCCACATAGCGCTCGATGCCCTCGCGGTGTCTCGCGGTGATCAGCGGGCCCATCTGCGTGCGCTCCGAGGCCGGATCGCCGACGCGCAGCGCATTGGCGCCTTCGGCCAGCCGCGTCAGGAACTCGTCGTAGATGCCGCGCGCCACGAACAACCTGGAACCCGCGATGCACGACTCGCCCGACGAACTGAAGATGCCGTACAGCACACCGTTCACCGCATGGTCGAGGTCCGCATCGTCGAGCACCATGGTCGGCGACTTGCCGCCCAGCTCCAGCGACACCGGCATCATCTTGTCGGCCGCGATGTGCGCGATGTGCTTGCCGGTGGTGGTGCCGCCGGTGAACGACACGCGCTTGACCAGCGGGTGCTGGGTGATCGCATCGCCGATGACCGAGCCCTTGCCCGGCAGCACGCTGACGATGCCCTTCGGCACGCCGGCCTGCTCGCAGATGCGCGCAAGTTCCAGCGCCATCAGCGGCGTGACTTCGGCCGGCTTGACGACCACCGCGTTGCCGGCCGCCAGCGCGGGCGCCAGCTTCTGTGCTTCGCTCGCGATCGGCGAGTTCCACGGCGTGATGGCGGCGACCACGCCCATGGGCTCGTGCACGCTCATCGTGACGAAGGCGCCGCGCGAGGGCGTGATGGTTTCTTCCAGCGTCTCGAGCGCGGCCGCGAAGAACTGGAAGGTGCCTGCGGCGCTCGCCACGAGGTTGCGCGTTTCGTTGATCGGCTTGCCGTTGTCGAGGCGCTGCTTTTGCGCGAGGCTTTCGCTTTCCTCGCGGATCAGCTGCGCCGCGCGGTGCAGCACCGCGGCGCGCTCGTGCGGCAGGCGCTGCGCCCAGCCGCTGGTGCGGAAGGCATGGTCGGCACGCGTGATGGCCTCTTCGACGTCGGCAAGGCTCGCGGCCCTGAGGCGCGCAATCGGCTCGCCCGTGGCGGGATAGAGGCTCTCGTACACGTCGCCGCCGCCCAGGCGCCATTCACCGGCAATGCAGATCGGGAGAAGTTCGGAAGAAATCATGGGGTGGGACTCAGATGGCCAGGGCCGCGGCCCGGTTGCGCAGTGCGCGCACCGCGCTGTAGACGGTGAGTGCGGAGGTCTTGGGATTGGCCGCGAGCGGCTTGTTGCGCATGGTCAGCGCGAAGCTGCCGAAGGCGCCCTCGGCTTCGACCGTGTGCACGTTGTCGGCGATGGCCGGATCGGCGATCAGCCGCACCATCGTCTTGTCGAGCCCCAGCCCCGCGAGCGACACGGTGGCCGCAACGTTGGCGTTCTTGGGATAGAGCTTCGCCGCCTCGCGTGCGCTGCCTTCGAAGATCACGGTTTCCTGGGTCAACGCGTCGAGGTCGCGCCCCTGCTCGGCCGGCGTGCCCTTCCAGGCCTGCGGGGGCTTGCGGCCCGTGTAGCGCACGCTGTCGAGCCCGCCGATGCGGGCAGCGGCCAGCGCATCGATGGCGCCGATGGCGCCCGCGATCAGCTGCACCTGGGTGCGGCCGGCGACCGCGGCGGCCTCGAGCTTTTCAGCCAGCCCCGCGGCCGACAGTGCGCCCACCGAAGCGACGATGCAGGGCGTGCCGCGTGCGAGCGCCGGCAGCACGTGCTCCTCGATGGCCGCGTGGCCGGCCGTCTCGACCACGAGGTCGATGCCTGAAGCCGGCACGCGGCTTGCGACCTGCACGTCGGGCACAAGCTTCTGCGCCGCGGCCACGCCTTCTTCGGGCACGACGACGGCCACCACCGCCAGGGCAGTGTCTCCCTTGAGCAGTTCGAGCACCGAGGTTCCGATGGCACCGCAGCCGATGAGTGCAACGCGCAGCACGGTCATGCCCCTCACGCCACCGACGCGGCAGCCTTGCCGAGCGCCGGAATCTGGGTCACGGTGTTGGTCGGCGGGCCCGCGAAGGCGCTCTTGAAATCGCCGATCGACAGCATGTCGATCTCGAGCAGGAACGGGCCCTTCTTCGCCAGCGCCTCGCCGAGCTTCGTCTTCAGCTCGTCCATGCGCTGCACGCGGGCATGCGGCAGGGCCAGCGATGCGCACAGCATCGCGTAGTCGGGGGTGTGCAGGTCGGCATAGCAGCGGCGGCCGCCGTACTGCGCGTCCTGGATGTTCTTGATGACGCCGTAGCCCTTGTCGTTCATGAGCACGATCACCATGTCGGCCTTCTCCTGCACCGCGGTCGCGAGTTCGCCGAGGTTCAGGATGAAGCCGCCGTCGCCGGCCAGGCAGAAGGTCTTGCGGCCCGAGCCCGTCTCCGCCGCACCGATGGCCGCACCGATGGCCATCGGCATGCCCTGCCCGATGCCGCCGCCCGTGGCATGCACGCCCGCGCTCGATTCGAAGATGCGCAGCTCGCGATTGCCCCAGGTGCTGTTCGACACCGTGACATCGCGCACCCAGTTGAACTTGCGGCCAGCCGCGGCCTGCAGCTCGCGCACCAGTTCGGCATAGGGGCCGAGGCCGTCTGTCAGCGAGGCGACCGCCTGCTCGTGAGCGGCGCGCAGCTCGGCGAGAAGGGCCGGGTCGGCCTTGTACTGCGCCGCTTCGAGGCGGTCGGCCAGGCCTTCGAGTGCGAGGGCCGAGTCGCCGCAGACGAACTGGTCGGTGACATAGCCGCGGCCTTCGGCAGCCGCGTCGGCGTCGATGCGCAGCAGCGGGCGCGGCAGCTTCAGCTCGTACTTGAGCGTCTCGTTGCCGCGCAGGCGCGAGCCGACGACCAGCATCGCGTCGCAGCGCTGGTACAGCGCCTCGACCGGCTTGTGGATGTTGTACGAGCCGAGCGAACCCGCATCGTCTTCGGGCACCGTGCCACGGCCCTGCGTGGTCGTGACCACGCCGAAGCCGAGCTTCTGCAGGCGCCGGATCGCGGCGCCCGCATGGCGCGCGCCACCGCCGACCCACAGCATCGGGCGCCTGGCGGCAGCCAGGCGCAGGGCCAGCGCATCGAGCGCAGCGGCGGAAGGCACGGGCCGCTCGATCGGCAGTGGTGACAGGTCGGCCGGCATCGTCGTGAGCGCCGACTGGATGTCGATTGGAATCTCCACGCTCACCGGGCCGGTCGGCGCGGTCAGCGCGAGCTGCACTGCGCGCTTGAGCGTGCCGAGCACGGTCTCGACGCTGCGCACCCGCAGCGCCGCCTTCGACACCGCCTTGAGCATGGTGAGCTGGTCCGGCGCTTCGTGGATGTACGACATGCCCTTGTCGAGGTACGGCGTCTCGATCTGCCCCGTGATGTGCAGGAGCGGCGCACCGGCCGTCAGCGCCTCGACCAAGCTGCCCGCGATGTTGCCGGCCGCCGGGCCCGTGCTCGTGAGGCACACGCCGAGGCTGGCCGTGGAGCGCGCATAGGCGTCGGCCATGTTGCCGGCCCCGGCCTCTCCGCGTGCCGGCACGAAACGGATCGCACCGCGCTGCGCGAAGGCATCGAGGATCGGCATGTTGTGGATCGAGATCACGCCGAAGGCCGCCTTGACGCCGCACTGTTCGAGAAAGGCCGCGACGACTGCGCCGACCGTGACCGTGTTGTTGTTGGGGTTATGCATGGCGCGACAGGCCTCCTGAAATATCGATGTGGCTGCCCGTCGTGTAGGACGCGAGGGGCGAAGCGAGGAAAAGAATGGCGCGTGCGGCTTCGGTCGGAAGCCCCAAGCGGCCCAGCGGGATGTGTTTGTTCTGTGCGAGCTGGCCGCTCCAGGCGGCCCAGTCCTGCGACTTGTCTTCGCGCGCCTCGAAGCGGCGGCGCCACTGGCCCGACTCGACCAGGCCGATCAGGATGCCGTTCACGCGCACGCCCTGCGGCGCGAACTCGGTGGCCATCGAGCGAACGAGGTTCAGCAAGCCGGCGCGCGCGGCCGACGTGGCGACCATGTGCGGTTCGGGCTGGCGCGCGAGCAGCGAGTTGGCGCAGACGATGGCGGCGTCGCCGTGCACCATGCGCTGCGCCGCGAGCTGCGGCAGGAAGGCGCGCGTCGGGTTGATGACCGAGAAGAACTTCAGGTTGAGCTCTTCGGTCCAGGCCGCATCGTCGGTATCGGCGAAGGTCGAGACGCGCCCCTGCCCCGCGTTGTTGACCAGCATCGAGGCCGGGCCGAGCGCGGCCTCGCTGGCGGCAGCGAAGGCGCGCACCGAGGGGCCGTCGAGCACGTCGCAGGGTTGCGCGAAGAGCCGCGCGTCAGGGTGCTTCTCGCGCAGGACCGCAACCGCGCTGTCCAGCCGCTCGGCGTTGCGGCCGCACAGCGCCACCGCGGCGCCGCATTCGAGCAGCAGCTCGACCGTGGCCAGGCCGATGCCCGAGGAGCCGCCCGTGACCACGGCCACGCGGCCCGCCAACGCATCGGTGGCAAAGAAATGAGAAGACTGCATCGTCATGACCGTCATGCGCTGCGAAGCGGCACCACCTTGCTGGCGCGCGCGGGCGAATAGTTCAGCAGGCCCGAGATTTCTTCGGCCGTGCTGCGCACGCGCAGCACCATCTCGTCCATGCGGTTCTCCTCGATGTGGCCCGAGGTGATGGTGGCGCCCAGCGCCGCCACGATGTGGCCGCTGTGGTCGCGCACCGGCGCCGCGATACTGGAGATGTTCGATTCGAAGAAGCCTTCGCCCAGCACGTAGCCACGCGAGCGGTCGGCCTGCACCATGTCGAACAGCTCGCTCACGGTCTTGGGCGTGCTCGGCGAGAAGGTCTCGAGCCTGTCCTCGGGGTAGAGCGCGCGCAGCTGCGGCAGCGTGAGGTCTTCGAGCAGCACGCGGCCGAGCACGGTGGCATGGGCCGGCAGGCGCGTGCCCACGGTGACCGAGCTCGCGAACGGCGTGGGCGGCGCCACCTTGGCGACATAGACGATGGAACGGCCGTCGCGCACCACCAGGTTGCAGGGCGTGCGCAGCTCGTCGCACAGGCGGTTGAGCAGCGGCGCGCCCAGCTGCGTGAGCTCGAGCGAGGCCAGGTATTCGAAGCCGAGGCGCAGCACGGCCAGGCCCAGGCGGTAGTCGCGCCCGCCTTCGGCGCGCTCGAGGAAGCCCATGTTCTCCAGCGTGGTGAGAAGCCGGAACACGGTCGAGCGCGGCAGGTCGAGGCGGCGAGCCAGTTCGGGCGCGGAGAGCGTGCGGCTCTCCCGGCTGAATTCGCACAGCACGCGCAGGCCGCGCTCGAGCGCCGGCACGTTGTAGCGCTCGCCGCCCTCTTCCATTGTCTCGTTGTCGTTGGTGGCCATGGTTGTTCGTTCTTCCCGTTGGTTGTCTTGTCGTGTCTTGTTCTATCAGGCGGCCAGCACTTCGCGCAGCAGTGCGGCAACGGCTTGCGGCCGCTCCACGTAGCTGGCGTGCCCGGCATCGGCAATCGATTCGAGCGGCACGCCGCACCGGCGCGCGACTTCGGCGCAGGCCTCGGGCGTGGTGACGACATCGAGCGCGCCGCAGGCCACGCGCACCGGCATGGCGGGTGGCAGGTCGGCCAGCAGGTCGGCGCCGCACAGCAGCTCGACGGCCTGCCGGTAGCCGCCGTCGTTGAGCTGCGCCATGTTCCATTGCACCCACTGGCGCGCGAGTTCGCCGGCGCTGTCGGACACGAGCCGGCCCGCACGCTTCGCGGCCATGCCGGCGATGCCGAGTTCGTCGAGCGTGGCGAGGCGCTCGGCGCGCACCTTGCGGCGGGCTTCCTCGCGCTGCGGGGCACCATAGCCGGCCGCGGGGCTGATGAGCACGAGGCGGCGGACGCGCGAAGCCAGGGCCGAATCCTTGCGCGCGGCAGACGCGGCAGTGAGCGCACCAAGCGAATGGCCGACCAGCACGCAGGACTGGACGTCGAGCGCATCGAGCAGGCCGTGCAGCCGCTGCGCATAGTCCGCCGCGGAGGGTTGTGCGGCCGAGAGCGGCGTCGATGCACCATAGCCCGGCGCATCCCATGCGACCACGCGGGCCTGCGGCGCAAGCAGCAAGGCAACGTTGAGCCACGAGGCCGCGCCCGAGCCGATGCCGTGCAGGCAGACGATGGCCGGGCCCGCGCCGCGTTCGCGCACCGACACCACGGCACCGCCGCCGACCGGCACGGCGCGCGCCGGAAAGCGGGCCTCCAGCAGCGCCAGCTCGGAAGCGGGCAAGGAGGTCAGCGCGTTGGTGGCGATGGCGTCGTTCATGGCTGTCTTCTTCAGCGCTTGATCCTGGCGAGCGGGTGATCGGCCGGATAGGTCGGCGTCACGGGCTTCTTCGCGCCGAGCATCACGCACATCAGCGCGTCTTCGTCGCCGATGTTGATCTCTTCGCGGTACACGCCGGGCGGCACCGAGATCAGGTCGCGGTCGGTCATGATGGTTTCGAATCGCTCGCCGTCCTTCTCGATCACCACCTTGAGCTTGCCGCGGATCAGGAAGAACACCTCTTCCACGTCGGTGTGCAGGTGCGGCGGGCCTTCGTGGCCGGCCGGAATCACCATGGTGGAGAAGGTGAAGTGCTCGGCCGGCACGGTGTTGACGTCCTTCGCAACGCCCGTGCCGCCCGTGCCCACGTAGCGCATCTGCGCGCGGCGGAACTTGGGGTCGAGATCGGCCTGGAACTTCAGCGCGTCCCAGTCGTACTTGCGGGTTTCGTAGCGCGCGATGCGGGTGTTCATCCACTCGGCCAGGCTGCTGCCCTCGGGCTGCGCCAGGCTGTTGCCGGGGGCATCGGTGATCTTCTGTTGTTCGGACAAATCGCTCATCGGGAAACTCCTTCGTCGGAAAAATTCGTTCAGTGCATCGCAAAGCCGCCGTTGACGGCCAGCAGCTGGCCCGTCACGAAGCGTGCGAGGCCTGAAAGCAGGTACAGCGTGGCGCCGCAGACGTCGGCGGCCTGCTGCTCGCGCGGGATGGCGCGGCCTTCGAGATACTTCTGGTGGCGCGCCATCGGCACGTACTCGGTGGCTTCCACCAGCGTGAGGCCGGGCGCCACGGCATTGACGGTGATGTTGTCGCCGCCCCACTCGCGCGCCAGCGAGCGCGTCATGGAAATGACGGCGCCCTTGCTCGACGCATAGGCCAGCAGGTTGGGCGCGCCCCACAGCGCCGTGTCGGACGCGAGGTTGACGACTGCGCCGCGCCCGCTGGCCGCGAGCGCGGGCTGGCAGGCACGGCTCATGAGCCAGGTGCCGCGCACGTTGACGCTCATCACGCGGTCCCAGGTGTCGATCTCGAGCTGGTGCGCATCGCGTCCGCCCGAGTTGGTGATGGCGGCGTTGTTGACGAGGCCGTCGAGCCCGCCGAGCAGGCGAACCGCCTCCGCCGCGCACGCATCGATCGAGGCCGGGTCCGACAGGTCGACGGCCAGCGCATGCGCCTTGTGGCCGGCATCGCGCAGCGCCTTGGCTTCGCCCTCGGCCAGCTCGCCGAGGATGTCGGCCAGCACCACCTGTGCTCCGGCCGCCGCGATGCACTGCGCAAAGGCAAGCCCCAGCCCGCGCGCGCCGCCGGTCACGAGGATGCGGCGGCCCGCCAGCAGGTTGGCGGGCAGTTCGGCCAGCAAGGCCTGCAGGCTCGAGGGATCGGGAACGGCTTTGAGTTCGGTCATGCTTTTTCAGTCGGCCTGGATGCCGAGCTCCTTGATGACCTTGCCGAAGCGCTCGAAGTCCGCGGCGTTGATCTTGCCCAGCACGTCGGCGCTGCCGCCCACGGGCGTGGTGCCGAGAACGGCCATGCGCGAGACGATGTCCGGCATCTTCAGGATCTCGTTGAAGTGGGCGTTGAGCGTCTTCACGATCTCGGGCGGCAGGTTGCGCGGGCCCCAGAGCCCGTTCCAGGCCGAGACTTCCACGTCCTTGTAGCCGAGCTCCTGCAGCGTCGGCACCTTGGGCGCGAGCGCCGAGCGCTCGCGCGATGCCACGGCGAGCGGCAGCATCTTGCCGTTGGCGAAATAAGGCGCCACCGGGCCCAGCGTGATGAAGGTGGCGGGCACGTGGCCGCCCAGCACGTCGTTGACCGCGGGCGCCACGCCCTTGTAGGGC
It includes:
- a CDS encoding aspartate dehydrogenase — translated: MTVLRVALIGCGAIGTSVLELLKGDTALAVVAVVVPEEGVAAAQKLVPDVQVASRVPASGIDLVVETAGHAAIEEHVLPALARGTPCIVASVGALSAAGLAEKLEAAAVAGRTQVQLIAGAIGAIDALAAARIGGLDSVRYTGRKPPQAWKGTPAEQGRDLDALTQETVIFEGSAREAAKLYPKNANVAATVSLAGLGLDKTMVRLIADPAIADNVHTVEAEGAFGSFALTMRNKPLAANPKTSALTVYSAVRALRNRAAALAI
- a CDS encoding IclR family transcriptional regulator, whose product is MATNDNETMEEGGERYNVPALERGLRVLCEFSRESRTLSAPELARRLDLPRSTVFRLLTTLENMGFLERAEGGRDYRLGLAVLRLGFEYLASLELTQLGAPLLNRLCDELRTPCNLVVRDGRSIVYVAKVAPPTPFASSVTVGTRLPAHATVLGRVLLEDLTLPQLRALYPEDRLETFSPSTPKTVSELFDMVQADRSRGYVLGEGFFESNISSIAAPVRDHSGHIVAALGATITSGHIEENRMDEMVLRVRSTAEEISGLLNYSPARASKVVPLRSA
- a CDS encoding thiamine pyrophosphate-binding protein; this encodes MHNPNNNTVTVGAVVAAFLEQCGVKAAFGVISIHNMPILDAFAQRGAIRFVPARGEAGAGNMADAYARSTASLGVCLTSTGPAAGNIAGSLVEALTAGAPLLHITGQIETPYLDKGMSYIHEAPDQLTMLKAVSKAALRVRSVETVLGTLKRAVQLALTAPTGPVSVEIPIDIQSALTTMPADLSPLPIERPVPSAAALDALALRLAAARRPMLWVGGGARHAGAAIRRLQKLGFGVVTTTQGRGTVPEDDAGSLGSYNIHKPVEALYQRCDAMLVVGSRLRGNETLKYELKLPRPLLRIDADAAAEGRGYVTDQFVCGDSALALEGLADRLEAAQYKADPALLAELRAAHEQAVASLTDGLGPYAELVRELQAAAGRKFNWVRDVTVSNSTWGNRELRIFESSAGVHATGGGIGQGMPMAIGAAIGAAETGSGRKTFCLAGDGGFILNLGELATAVQEKADMVIVLMNDKGYGVIKNIQDAQYGGRRCYADLHTPDYAMLCASLALPHARVQRMDELKTKLGEALAKKGPFLLEIDMLSIGDFKSAFAGPPTNTVTQIPALGKAAASVA
- a CDS encoding aldehyde dehydrogenase, whose protein sequence is MISSELLPICIAGEWRLGGGDVYESLYPATGEPIARLRAASLADVEEAITRADHAFRTSGWAQRLPHERAAVLHRAAQLIREESESLAQKQRLDNGKPINETRNLVASAAGTFQFFAAALETLEETITPSRGAFVTMSVHEPMGVVAAITPWNSPIASEAQKLAPALAAGNAVVVKPAEVTPLMALELARICEQAGVPKGIVSVLPGKGSVIGDAITQHPLVKRVSFTGGTTTGKHIAHIAADKMMPVSLELGGKSPTMVLDDADLDHAVNGVLYGIFSSSGESCIAGSRLFVARGIYDEFLTRLAEGANALRVGDPASERTQMGPLITARHREGIERYVDLGVSEGGRIRTGGVRPHGDGYDRGYFYKPTIIEGLGNSARISQEEIFGPVLVAMPFDDEESLIAQANDSVYALAAGVWSRDFKRAWKLGRAVQAGTVWVNTYKQFSVSTPFGGWRDSGLGREKGREGIFQYMEQKSMYWGTNDQPLPWALT
- a CDS encoding SDR family oxidoreductase is translated as MTVMTMQSSHFFATDALAGRVAVVTGGSSGIGLATVELLLECGAAVALCGRNAERLDSAVAVLREKHPDARLFAQPCDVLDGPSVRAFAAASEAALGPASMLVNNAGQGRVSTFADTDDAAWTEELNLKFFSVINPTRAFLPQLAAQRMVHGDAAIVCANSLLARQPEPHMVATSAARAGLLNLVRSMATEFAPQGVRVNGILIGLVESGQWRRRFEAREDKSQDWAAWSGQLAQNKHIPLGRLGLPTEAARAILFLASPLASYTTGSHIDISGGLSRHA